Proteins encoded within one genomic window of Fragaria vesca subsp. vesca linkage group LG1, FraVesHawaii_1.0, whole genome shotgun sequence:
- the LOC101302292 gene encoding putative dual specificity protein phosphatase DSP8-like, producing the protein MRIEQLDEPELDRSEGRQIVRVDEAKRALVGAGARILFYPTLLYNVLRNKMEAEFRWWDEVDQFVLLGAVPFPKDVPQLKRLGVGGVITLNEPYETLVPSSLYHAHGIEHVVIPTRDYLFAPSFEDISRAVEFIHKNASYGRTTYVHCKAGRGRSTTIVLCYLVEYKNMTPSAALEYVRSRRPRVLLAPSQWKAVQEYSRCCRATSACSPSGDAVLITKDDLEGYHGCYDNTAGKQLTMVPKMVKSSPMIARLSCLFASLKVSGGPVTRRLPVPEPRAC; encoded by the exons ATGAGGATCGAGCAATTGGATGAGCCGGAGTTGGATCGGAGTGAAGGGAGGCAGATTGTGAGGGTTGACGAAGCGAAGAGAGCTCTTGTCGGAGCCGGGGCTCGGATCCTGTTTTACCCGACCCTTTTGTATAATGTGCTTCGGAATAAGATGGAAGCTGAGTTCAGATGGTGGGATGAAGTTGACCAG TTTGTGCTCCTTGGCGCGGTTCCATTCCCCAAAGATGTTCCCCAGCTGAAACGACTTGGTGTTGGAGGTGTTATCACGCTCAATGAACCTTATGAAACATTGGTTCCTTCCTCTCTGTATCAT GCCCATGGAATTGAGCATGTAGTAATCCCCACACGTGATTATCTCTTTGCGCCTTCATTTGAAGATATCAGCAGGGCAGTGGAGTTCATTCACA AGAATGCATCATATGGTAGAACTACTTATGTTCACTGCAAAGCAGGTCGGGGAAGGAGCACTACCATTGTGCTTTGCTATTTG GTGGAATACAAGAATATGACACCGTCTGCTGCCCTGGAGTATGTGCGATCCAGAAGGCCTCGTGTGCTACTTGCCCCCTCACAGTGGAAG GCTGTTCAAGAATACAGCAGATGTTGTAGAGCTACCAGTGCATGCTCTCCCTCAGGAGATGCAGTTCTTATTACGAAAGATGACCTTGAAGGGTATCATGGCTGTTATGACAATACTGCTGGTAAGCAGTTGACAATGGTACCTAAGATGGTGAAATCCAGTCCCATGATAGCACGGTTGTCCTGCCTTTTTGCGTCCTTGAAAGTTTCCGGTGGACCAGTCACAAGGCGGCTGCCAGTTCCAGAGCCACGCGCTTGCTGA
- the LOC101301714 gene encoding uncharacterized protein LOC101301714 has translation MDPCPFVRVMVDSLALKLPHATKPARSGVHSSTTPCFCEMKIKNFPPQTALLSLSTSTNDSPPDSSTTSAHGFNLDPTALRRLSGKPITLRVSVYTGRMGSTCGVTSGKLLGRVNLSIDLDAAKTSPRMIHNGWMKLGKHSDKPSARLHMVVRAEPDPRFVFQFGGEPECSPVIFQIQGRDIQQPVFSCKFSADRNSRFRSLPPDFTSKNNRGWRRTFSGERERPGRERKGWMITIHDLSGSPVAAASMITPFVPSPGSDRVSRSNPGAWLILRPHGFSVNNWKPWGRLEAWRERGPVDGLGYKFELVTDNGPSSSITIAEATLSMKKGGEFCIDSRLLRDQGLNYSRSPVKGFVMGSSVEGEGKVSKPMVQVGVQHVTCMADAALFVALSAAIDLSMDACKLFSHKLRKELCYDEQNFLS, from the exons ATGGATCCGTGTCCCTTTGTTCGGGTCATGGTCGACTCGCTAGCCCTCAAGCTTCCACACGCCACCAAGCCTGCCCGTTCCGGTGTCCACTCCTCCACCACTCCCTGCTTCTGCGAGATGAAGATCAAGAACTTCCCTCCCCAAACCGCCCTTCTCAGTCTCTCTACTTCTACTAACGACTCCCCTCCCGACTCCTCCACCACCTCAGCGCATGGGTTCAACCTGGACCCGACCGCGCTGAGGCGGCTGTCGGGAAAGCCCATCACGCTCCGTGTCTCTGTGTACACGGGGCGGATGGGCAGCACGTGTGGAGTCACCAGCGGGAAGCTGCTGGGCCGCGTCAACCTCAGCATTGACCTCGATGCGGCAAAGACCAGCCCGCGGATGATACACAACGGGTGGATGAAGCTCGGGAAGCACAGCGACAAGCCATCAGCGCGGCTGCACATGGTGGTGCGGGCTGAACCGGATCCCCGGTTTGTTTTCCAGTTCGGTGGCGAACCGGAGTGTAGTCCGGTGATTTTTCAGATTCAGGGCCGGGATATACAGCAGCCCGTTTTCAGCTGCAAGTTCAGTGCCGACCGTAACTCCAGATTCCG ATCTCTGCCACCAGATTTCACCAGCAAAAATAATAGAGGATGGAGGAGAACCTTTTCAGGTGAGAGAGAGAGGCCAGGAAGGGAGAGAAAGGGTTGGATGATAACGATTCATGATCTATCCGGCTCACCAGTGGCGGCTGCCTCCATGATCACACCCTTTGTACCTTCCCCGGGGTCTGACAGGGTCTCCAGGTCGAACCCGGGTGCTTGGCTTATCCTCCGACCCCATGGCTTCTCCGTTAACAACTGGAAGCCATGGGGCCGTTTGGAGGCTTGGCGCGAGAGAGGCCCTGTTGATGGCTTGGGCTACAAGTTTGAGCTTGTCACTGACAATGGTCCTAGTAGCAGCATTACCATCGCGGAAGCTACATTGAGCATGAAAAAGGGCGGGGAGTTTTGCATCGACAGTCGGCTATTGAGAGATCAAGGTTTGAATTACTCGAGGTCTCCGGTGAAAGGATTTGTGATGGGATCAAGCGTCGAAGGGGAAGGAAAGGTGAGCAAGCCTATGGTGCAAGTAGGAGTGCAGCATGTAACTTGTATGGCTGATGCTGCTCTGTTTGTAGCACTTTCTGCTGCCATTGACCTTAGCATGGATGCTTGCAAACTCTTCTCACATAAACTAAGGAAGGAGCTTTGCTATGATGAACAGAATTTCTTGTCTTAG
- the LOC101302001 gene encoding acid phosphatase 1-like translates to MASAFLLLLITIPAALSHSILQFPHVSDYDRKLRADDNIYCDSWRFSVETNDAGSWDSIPSRCVAFVQDYMTGDRYASDSAIVSNFSLAFGQGVKLGGDGKDSWVFDIDETLLSNLPYYQEHGFGAVTFDEVSFDKWVDLAEAPAIPASLSLYKGLQRLGFKIFLLTGRSEFQRNATVNNLVYSGYSDWERLLLRGPSDKGTLATEYKSKKRAELINEGFRIHGSSGDQWSDLLGFAVARRSFKLPNPMYYIA, encoded by the exons ATGGCCTCCGCCTTCCTCCTCCTCCTCATCACCATCCCCGCCGCGTTATCTCATTCGATCCTCCAATTCCCGCACGTCTCCGACTACGACCGGAAGCTCCGCGCCGACGACAACATCTACTGCGACAGCTGGCGATTCTCCGTCGAGACCAACGACGCCGGGAGCTGGGACAGCATTCCCTCCCGGTGCGTCGCGTTCGTCCAGGACTACATGACCGGCGACCGCTACGCCTCCGACTCGGCGATCGTCTCGAATTTCTCGCTGGCGTTCGGCCAGGGCGTGAAGCTCGGCGGCGACGGGAAAGACTCCTGGGTTTTCGATATCGATGAGACGCTGCTATCCAATTTGCCGTACTATCAGGAGCACGGCTTCGG AGCAGTGACATTCGATGAGGTATCTTTTGATAAGTGGGTGGATTTGGCTGAGGCCCCTGCTATCCCAGCAAGTTTGAGTCTGTACAAGGGGCTCCAACGGTTGGGGTTCAAGATTTTCCTGTTAACTGGGCGGAGCGAATTTCAGAGAAATGCCACGGTGAACAACCTCGTATATTCAGGTTACAGCGACTGGGAGAGGCTGCTACTGAG GGGACCTTCAGATAAAGGAACACTAGCGACTGAATACAAATCCAAGAAGAGAGCAGAACTGATAAACGAAGGTTTCCGAATTCATGGGAGCTCGGGAGATCAATGGAGTGACTTGTTGGGCTTTGCAGTCGCCCGACGATCCTTTAAACTTCCAAACCCAATGTACTATATTGCGTAA
- the LOC101301421 gene encoding derlin-1-like, giving the protein MSTPAEFYQSLPPISKAYGTICVVATAAFHLGLYDPRTIALLYGPVFSQFQVWRLITNFFFLGKFSVNFGIRLLMIARYGVQLEKGPFERRTADFLWMMIFGALTLLVLSAIPMFWSPFLGISLVFMLVYVWSREYPNAVINLYGLVQLKAFYFPWAMLALDVIFGSPIWPDLLGIIAGHLYHFLTVLHPLAGGKNILKTPRWVHKIVARYRIGAPPPTSRSQPTGAAAAAPGTGAAFRGRSYRLND; this is encoded by the exons ATGTCGACGCCTGCTGA ATTCTATCAGTCACTCCCACCCATAAGCAAGGCTTACGGGACCATCTGTGTAGTGGCAACTGCGGCCTTTCACTTGGGGCTTTATGATCCTCGAACAATTGCATTATTATATGGACCAGTATTTTCACAGTTCCAG GTGTGGAGGTTGATTACAAATTTCTTTTTCCTCGGGAAGTTCTCTGTCAACTTTGGAATTCGCCTTTTAATGAT AGCAAGATATGGAGTTCAACTTGAGAAGGGACCATTTGAACGGCGTACTGCTGATTTCTTGTGGATGATGATATTTGGAGCCTTGACACTATTG GTTTTATCCGCCATCCCAATGTTTTGGTCTCCATTCTTGGGGATATCTCTTGTGTTCATGCTTGTTTATGTCTGGAGTAGAGAATATCCAAATGCTGTTATCAACTTATATGGCCTCGTCCAACTTAAG GCATTTTATTTCCCCTGGGCGATGCTTGCTTTGGACGTCATCTTTGGTTCACCAATTTGGCCAGATCTGCTGGGGATCATTGCTGGACATCTGTACCACTTCTTGACCGTGTTGCATCCATTGGCAGGTGGAAAGAACATATTGAAGACTCCAAGATGGGT ACATAAAATAGTTGCAAGATATAGGATAGGTGCTCCTCCACCAACAAGCCGATCCCAACCTACTGGCGCTGCTGCTGCTGCTCCTGGTACTGGTGCGGCTTTCAGAGGGAGGTCTTATCGACTTAATGATTAA
- the LOC101302864 gene encoding mitochondrial-processing peptidase subunit alpha-like, with the protein MFKTATSRLRALKGRTGIRGLARFSTLGEVSSPAAVAARPSWSPLGGFFGWLTGGRSRSMPPLDFPLQGVKFPPALPDYVQPEKPKITTLPNGVKVASMKSEIPTASIGLYINCGSVYETPESSGGSHLLERMAFKSTSNRSHLRIVREVEAIGGTVQASASREQMSYTISSLKTYVPEMVELLLDSVRNPVFLDWEVKEELLRVKDDINKASKNPEALVLEAVHCVGYKGGLANPLLAQESSISSLNSETLEEFVTENYTAPRMVLAAYGVEHEELLKIAEPLLSDLPSVPLAEEPTSVYTGGDYRCQAESGDTHFALAFELPGGWLRMKDAMILNVLQMLMGGGESFSSGGPGKGMNSRLYIHVLAQNPEVKSISAINSIYNNSAIFGIQASASSDYVAEAIDIAADELVALATPGEVDVVQLDRAKQSTKSSILMHMESRMVVVDDIGKQILTYNDWKLEQLMKAVDEVSMEDITSTTQKLLSTPLTMASYGDVTKVPRYDLVSQKFSLPNKKTKSAKKIT; encoded by the exons ATGTTCAAGACCGCCACGTCACGCCTCCGGGCTCTCAAG GGAAGGACAGGCATTAGGGGACTCGCTAGGTTTTCGACATTGGGTGAAGTTTCGAGTCCAGCCGCGGTTGCGGCGAGGCCTTCTTGGTCTCCTTTGGGTGGTTTTTTTGGTTGGCTGACCGGAGGACGGTCCAGGTCTATGCCACCTCTGGATTTTCCACTTCAAGGTGTTAAGTTTCCACCTGCATTGCCGGATTATGTACAACCGGAGAAGCCAAAGATTACTACTCTGCCGAATGGTGTCAAAGTAGCTTCGATGAAGTCAGAG ATACCTACAGCTTCCATAGGTTTATATATTAATTGTGGTTCGGTCTATGAGACACCAGAGTCATCCGGGGGCTCACACCTGCTGGAGCGTATGGCTTTCAAGAGCACAAGTAACCGCAGTCATTTGCGTATTGTGCGGGAGGTGGAGGCGATTGGTGGCACTGTGCAGGCGTCAGCTTCTCGGGAGCAGATGAGTTACACCATTAGTTCTCTGAAGACTTATGTTCCTGAAATGGTGGAGCTGCTTCTTGATTCAGTTCGAAATCCTGTTTTCCTTGATTGGGAAGTGAAGGAGGAA CTTCTCAGGGTGAAAGACGATATTAATAAAGCCTCCAAAAACCCTGAAGCCCTTGTTTTGGAAGCAGTTCACTGTGTTGGTTACAAGGGTGGATTGGCAAATCCACTCTTGGCCCAAGAATCTTCGATTAGTAGCCTAAATAGTGAAACTTTGGAGGAATTCGTTACC GAAAATTATACTGCTCCTCGGATGGTGCTGGCCGCTTATGGTGTTGAACATGAGGAACTTCTAAAAATTGCAGAACCACTTTTGTCTGATCTCCCCAGTGTCCCTCTTGCTGAGGAGCCAACGTCTGTGTACACTGGAGGTGACTACCGTTGTCAAGCTGAATCAGGG GATACTCATTTTGCTCTTGCATTTGAACTTCCTGGTGGATGGCTTAGGATGAAGGATGCAATGATTTTGAATGTTCTCCAG ATGCTAATGGGAGGAGGTGAATCCTTTTCAAGTGGTGGACCTGGAAAAGGGATGAACTCGCGATTAT ATATTCATGTGTTGGCTCAAAATCCTGAGGTTAAGTCAATTTCAGCAATCAATAGCATATACAACAACAGCGCTATATTCGGCATCCAAGCTTCCGCT AGTTCAGATTATGTGGCAGAAGCCATTGATATTGCGGCCGATGAGCTTGTTGCACTTGCAACTCCTGGAGAAG TTGACGTGGTACAGCTAGATCGTGCCAAACAGTCAACGAAGTCTTCCATTCTTATGCATATGGAATCTAGA ATGGTTGTTGTAGACGATATTGGGAAACAAATCTTGACGTACAATGATTG GAAATTGGAGCAACTCATGAAGGCTGTAGATGAGGTTTCTATGGAAGATATTACTTCAACAACTCAAAAGCTTTTATCGACCCCTCTCACAATGGCATCATATGGAGATG TCACTAAAGTCCCACGCTATGATTTAGTCAGCCAAAAATTTTCTCTCCCAAATAAGAAAACAAAGTCAGCAAAGAAGATCACTTAA
- the LOC101302582 gene encoding uncharacterized protein LOC101302582, which translates to MNKSNIRSSDLIDAKLEEHQMCGSKQCPGCGHKLEGKPDWLGLPAGVKFDPTDQELIEHLEAKVEAKDTKSHPLIDEFIPTIEGEDGICYTHPEKLPGVTRDGLSRHFFHRPSKAYTTGTRKRRKIQTECDHLQAGGETRWHKTGKTRPVMVNGKQKGCKKILVLYTNFGKNRKPEKTNWVMHQYHLGQHEEEKEGELVVSKIFYQTQPRQCNWSSERSSAASASLTGEGSSDLRRDSGGSGSCTSSKEIIVSHNTHLRDHHDQMSAAAAAQVNVVGQPLTSYNAIDIHQLKSDHFSFVPFRKSFDEVGIGEASTAREPSIASGTCEDLRERPQLHHVAHDQLLHHHQHQQQVHHEQQQHQHGQTHLQQQIATAASFHISRPSHPISTIISPPSLHHSATSIMLDQDAYHVSRSIMLQNEHFQQQQQQQQQQQQQHHKQMGGRSASGLEELIMACTSSSNVKEESSSMANPQEAEWMKYSPFWPDPDNTDHHG; encoded by the exons ATGAATAAGAGTAATATCAGAAGCTCTGATCTCATTGATGCCAAGCTTGAAGAACACCAGATGTGTGGATCGAAGCAGTGCCCCGGTTGCGGACACAAACTTGAAGGAAAGCCG GACTGGTTAGGTCTACCAGCAGGAGTGAAATTTGACCCAACAGACCAAGAACTGATTGAACACCTTGAAGCAAAGGTAGAAGCCAAAGACACAAAGTCTCATCCTTTGATTGATGAGTTCATTCCTACCATTGAAGGAGAAGATGGCATTTGTTACACCCATCCTGAAAAACTTCCTG GAGTGACTAGAGATGGTTTGAGCAGACACTTCTTCCATAGACCCTCCAAGGCTTACACAACTGGGACACGAAAGAGGCGAAAAATCCAGACAGAATGCGACCACTTGCAAGCAGGCGGGGAGACAAGGTGGCACAAAACCGGCAAGACCAGACCGGTAATGGTGAATGGCAAGCAAAAAGGGTGCAAGAAAATCCTGGTCCTCTACACAAACTTCGGGAAGAATCGAAAACCGGAGAAGACGAACTGGGTGATGCACCAGTACCATCTAGGCCAGCACGAGGAGGAGAAGGAAGGAGAGCTCGTGGTTTCGAAGATATTCTATCAGACGCAGCCGAGACAATGCAACTGGTCGTCCGAGAGATCAAGTGCTGCAAGTGCAAGTTTAACCGGCGAAGGAAGTAGTGATTTGAGAAGAGACAGTGGTGGTAGTGGGAGTTGTACTTCTTCGAAGGAAATAATAGTGTCCCATAATACTCATCTTCGAGATCACCATGATCAAATGTCCGCAGCAGCAGCAGCTCAAGTTAATGTCGTTGGTCAGCCATTAACAAGTTACAATGCCATAGACATTCATCAGTTGAAGTCCGACCATTTCAGCTTTGTCCCATTCAGAAAAAGCTTCGATGAG GTGGGGATAGGAGAGGCTTCAACGGCAAGGGAACCCAGCATTGCATCTGGCACGTGTGAAGATCTGCGTGAGAGACCACAGCTTCATCATGTTGCACATGATCAACTGCTTCATCACCACCAACATCAACAGCAGGTACACCATGAGCAACAGCAACATCAGCATGGCCAAACACATCTTCAACAACAAATAGCAACGGCGGCCAGCTTCCACATCAGTCGGCCTTCACACCCCATTTCCACCATCATCTCTCCGCCTTCTCTTCATCACTCCGCCACCTCCATCATGCTCGATCAGGATGCTTACCATGTCTCCCGATCGATAATGCTCCAAAACGAACATTTCCAG CAGCAGCAGCAACAACAACAACAACAACAGCAGCAGCATCATAAACAGATGGGAGGGAGGTCAGCATCTGGCTTAGAGGAGCTCATAATGGCCTGCACTTCATCGAGTAATGTCAAAGAA GAGTCATCATCCATGGCAAACCCTCAAGAGGCAGAGTGGATGAAGTACTCTCCATTCTGGCCTGACCCTGACAACACAGATCATCATGGATAG
- the LOC101307931 gene encoding leucine-rich repeat extensin-like protein 4-like: MKCWLLAFLLLLIIPTEAGFGVGGGVGVNVGPVGGGGGGSVWIGGGINGQNPPSGSSSSDLSKAYTALQAWKSAISDDPTKVLDTWVGPDVCSYKGVFCADSEDGQTIVAGIDLNHANLKGTLVKELSFLTEMSLIHLNSNRFSGSIPDTFRDLNSLQELDLSNNQFSGPFPTTTLYIPNLIYLDLRFNSFTGSIPDELFNKNLDAIFLNNNQFEGELPQSLGNAQASVINLANNKFSGNFPSNFGFMGTKLKEILFLNNQLTGCIPEGVGLFSEIQVFDVSFNSLMGHLPDTISCLQEIEVLNLAHNKLSGVLPDLVCSLKSLVNLTVAYNFFSGFSQECAKLYYRNVGFDFSLNCIPGRNMQRPQPQCSLIPGGGLNCLRIPGAKPLVCGGVLPSSSSSSP; this comes from the coding sequence ATGAAGTGCTGGCTTCTGGCTTTCCTGCTTCTGCTTATAATTCCCACAGAAGCTGGTTTTGGTGTTGGTGGTGGTGTTGGAGTCAATGTTGGCCCTGTTGGTGGTGGTGGTGGTGGCAGTGTTTGGATTGGTGGAGGCATCAATGGCCAAAATCCTCCATCTGGATCTTCCTCCTCAGACCTTAGCAAAGCCTACACTGCTCTCCAGGCATGGAAATCAGCAATCTCTGATGACCCAACTAAGGTCTTGGACACTTGGGTTGGACCAGATGTGTGTTCTTACAAAGGAGTCTTCTGTGCAGATTCTGAGGATGGCCAAACCATTGTGGCTGGAATAGATCTCAATCATGCCAATCTCAAAGGCACTCTTGTCAAAGAGCTCTCCTTTCTAACTGAAATGTCCCTGATCCATCTCAACAGCAACAGATTTTCAGGCTCAATTCCTGACACTTTCAGAGACCTCAACTCTCTCCAAGAGCTTGACCTCAGTAACAACCAATTCTCAGGCCCCTTCCCCACAACCACATTATACATTCCCAACCTCATTTACCTTGACCTCAGATTCAACAGCTTCACTGGCTCAATTCCTGATGAGCTCTTCAACAAAAACCTTGATGCCATTTTTCTCAACAACAACCAATTTGAAGGTGAGCTACCCCAGAGTTTAGGGAATGCGCAAGCTTCTGTCATCAACTTAGCTAATAACAAGTTCAGTGGCAACTTCCCAAGTAACTTTGGTTTCATGGGCACCAAACTGAAGGAGATTTTGTTCCTCAATAATCAACTAACTGGTTGCATTCCTGAAGGAGTTGGGCTTTTTTCTGAGATCCAAGTCTTTGATGTGAGCTTCAATTCTCTGATGGGCCATTTGCCAGACACAATCTCTTGCCTCCAAGAAATTGAAGTACTCAACTTGGCACACAACAAGCTCTCTGGGGTTTTACCAGACCTGGTTTGCTCACTGAAAAGCCTAGTCAATCTTACTGTTGCTTACAATTTCTTTTCTGGGTTCAGCCAGGAATGTGCCAAATTGTATTACAGGAATGTGGGGTTTGATTTCTCATTGAACTGCATTCCTGGGAGGAACATGCAGAGACCTCAGCCACAGTGTTCTTTGATTCCTGGAGGTGGGTTAAATTGTCTGCGAATTCCTGGGGCAAAGCCCCTTGTTTGTGGCGGAGTTCTTCCAAGCTCATCATCATCATCTCCATGA